The Rhizorhabdus wittichii RW1 genome segment ACGAGTGCGGGCATTTCCCGATCCTGCATCTTTGCAACGTCGATGCCGTCATTGCCGAGGATATGCTGACGGTCATGGCCTATCTGGCGCAGGAGTCGACCACCTATGCCGATGCCTGGGGTTACCGCGACGCGATGCACGACCTTTGGGTGCGCTATCGCGGCGACCCCGCCGAGAGCGTTTAAACGTCTCCGAAGATCCACCGTAAAAAGGGATGCCGGCATGATCGAAAATGACGACGAGGCTTTTGCCGACAACTGCGCCGAGCGCGACCAGGCCAAGGCGCTGCGCGAGCAGGCGCGCGGGGGCGGGCTGCGTTTCGAGGTGTATCTACCCGGCGACATGGCCGATTGGCTGTTGGCGCAGGTCGAGCGGGGC includes the following:
- a CDS encoding putative transcriptional regulator CopG/Arc/MetJ family, which gives rise to MPMPGVTATRCTTFGCAIAATPPRAFKRLRRSTVKRDAGMIENDDEAFADNCAERDQAKALREQARGGGLRFEVYLPGDMADWLLAQVERGHFVDPSEAVFAIVQNFIEMEPHRDLRDELLRRILDESVGRGLEDVKAGRVRPADEVFDELRRELAKPRREPARWQKIAR